The sequence below is a genomic window from Tachyglossus aculeatus isolate mTacAcu1 chromosome X1, mTacAcu1.pri, whole genome shotgun sequence.
ttcattcaatcgtagttattgagcgcttactgtgtgcagagcactggactaagcgcttgggaagtgcaagttggcaccatatagagatggtccctacccaacagcgggctcacagtctagaagacagtcttcCCAGAAAGAGCAGGCAACAGGAATgaaaaacagtcagtcagtcaattgtatttattgagtgcttcttgtgtgcagagcactggactaagcgcttgggagagcatgggataacaataaacagacacattccctgcccacaatgagtttaatcttgagaagcagcgtggcttagtggaaagagcctgggcttgggagtcagaggttgtgggttctaatcccagctccaccacttgtctgctgtgtgaccttgggcaaatcatttgacttctctgtgccgcagttccctcaactgtaaaagggggattaagactgtgagccccacgtgggacaacctgattatcttgtgtctaccccagcactctgaacagtgcttggcacacagtaagtgcttaacaaataccatcattattattattattattattattagagaggggagCAGAGATGAGTTGGAGAGGGAATTTAAGGAAGGTTGGGGTGAGGAACCGCTGAGATCATTTCTTCAGGGTCCCGCTTTGGCCTCTGGGTATTTCTAAGCCTCAAGGGATGGCTTTTCTTTTCCTGCAGCAAGGGCGGGCAAACTTGCAGTTGAAGATCCGATTTTCATTCCAGGGACAAAATCCGTAGCGGCACTTTCCTCCCAGTTCTCTACAAGTTTCCTCGAAGACCTCGGGGGAAGCATGTTCTGCCCGGAGAAAAGAATACCCAAACTGGAAGTCAAGAGGACTGACTCTCTAAAACCCCTAAATGAACTGAGAGTCATGTCAGCCACTATCAATCCTGGTCGATAGGGAGGGTTTTTGCCCCTTTTTATGGATAAGGCCCCTGAATCTACCCTGTAGCAGCACCCCAAAATGTCAAGATATTTTGACATCTCTAGGCCCAAGGCTGCTGGAAGGACCCAAAGCCAATCAGCTCAGCAAACGGGGCTGGGCTGCCCCAAATCTCCCCAGCTGTGGgtccatcattcatttatttgttcattcaataagcgcttaccatgtgcaagacaTTGTGCTCACGAGCTGCGGAAAGAAGGCATAAAATCTAAGCAAGGAATCAGTGGAATTACACACTGGCTTTCCAACCCAGGGCCTTGCCAAGCGTCGGGGGCTTAGATCattttatcagtcagtggtatttattgagaatttactatgtgcagaacaccgtatgaagaggttgggagaatataatccaacagaattatcaatcaatcaatcaatcgtatttattgagtgcttactgtgtgcagagcactgtactaagcgcttgggaagtacaagttgggcagacatgttccctgcccataacgagcttattgtctagaggaatGCCAGTAGTGTTATCTGAGGAATACCAGTAGTCTTACCTGCTTaatacttaattcattcattcattcattcaatcgtatttattgagcgcttactgtgtgcagagaactgtactaagcgcttgggaagtacaagttggcaacctcagAACTGCTCAGCCTACACCTGAAGCAGAAAATCTGAATTTTCCCAGCTGAAATATCCATAAATAGGCTTGTCCTTTCCCATGAAACCGGAAACTGGGATAGGACATACCTGTCCTAGTTAAAAGACccctgaaagagagagagaagtttcCTCCCCTGAAGCTGAACCAAAGCAAGGTTTCTTGCCAGAAAATGGAAGCTCTGGACCATGGAATGGGGAAACGCAGTGtgccctaggggaaagaacatgaacctgggaatcagaaggatctcatcatcatcatcatcaatcgtatttattgagcgcttactatgttcagagcactgtactaagcgcttgggaagtacaaattggcaacacatagagacagtccctacccaacagtgggctcacagtctaaaagggggagacagagaacaaaaccaaacataccaacaaaataaaataaataggatagatatgtacaagtaaaataaataaataaataaatagagtaataaatatgtacaaccatatatacatatatacaggtgctgtggggaagggaaggaggtaggatggagagggggaagagggggagaggaaggaaagggctcagtctgggaaggcctcctgtaggaggtgagctctcagcagggccttgaagggaggaagagaactgggttctaatcccagttttgccacttgtctgctgcgtgaccttgggcaagttacttaacttttctgtgactcagttcccccagctgtaaaatggggattaagactgtgagccccatgtgggacagggactgttttcaacccgatgacctcatgtctaccccagtgcttagcagagtgcctggcacataataagcacttaacaaataccacaaaaaacaaacaaaaaggatgACTAATCTGCtccgttctccccctctagactgtaagcttgttgtgggcaggaagtgcgtctaccagctctgttatactgttgtattgtactctcccaaggcttagtatggtgctctgcacacaaaaagcactcgatccctgtctcacgtggggctcacagtctcgatccccattttacagacgaggtaactgaggtccagagggatgaagtgactcacccaagataacacagcagacaagaagcggagccggagttagaacccgtgaccctccgACTCGGACGAAATGCCTTGATTTAGGTTGGAGGAATCCAGGGCTCTCCTCACTGCCCCCGAATTACTGTTCACagtgacaccagtctacatgttttgttttgttctgtctcccccttctagactgtgagcccgttgttgggtagggaccgtctctatacgttgtcgacttgtacttcccaagcgcttagtgcagtgctttgcacacagtaagcgctcaataaatacgattgaatgaatgaaatgaatgataaatacgactgattgattgattcttgctcAGGATGTCATGGGCTCCAAAAGGAGAACTAGCTTCTTCTCTTTGTACCCCAATTGCTCAGTTATCCAATTTCGGCTAGGTCCCATCATACCTGTTGCTGACCTCGCCTCATTCTCAGCTCCCATGACCTCCGAGTCTTCCGCGTCCTGGGTTCGGGCTTGGGCCCCGTCCTCGGACCAGGTTTCTTCAggttcctcctcctggccctctgGCTGAGCCTGGATTGGAGACAGAAAAAAGAATAGGAGAAACAGAAAGGGAAGGAGTCCCCTCATGACTGCTGGTCGCCCCAGAGGGAGAAGTGCGTGTCAAAGCTGGGAGTCAGGGACTGGGGTATTTATAATAATCCACAGCTGGAccccaaggaggagagagattcCGTGTGGTTCATTGAGTCTGAAAGACCCTTTGATGGTGCCCTCAGGAAGCGGTCCATCTGGTCTTACTCTTTTATTCCTTCATCCGCCCAgctgtctcccctgctccccagctGCTGGGCTGTTTgcttgttaataattataattgtggtattcgttaagcacttatcatgtgtccggcactatactaagcgctgatgatcacatgatcacttctagactgtgagcccactgttgggtagggactgtctctatatgttgtcaacttgtagttcccaagcacttagtacagtgctctgcacacagtaagcactcaataaatatgattgatagattgattgattgatgaaatttgACTGCTTTGTCTTCGCAAGCCCGGGCGGGCGTTGGCCAAGGCCGACTAACTGTGTGATGACGCCTTTCCCAAAGGATTTTTCAGTCAGGCTCTGTCAGGATTTAATAGTTCCATTCAGGACAGGGCAGGTCtcgaggtgctcaataaatacgattgattgactgattgatgaaattTGACTGCTTTGTCTTCGCAAGCCCGGGCGGGCATTGGCCAAGGCCGACTAACTGTGTGATGACACCTTTCCCAAAGGATTTTTCAGTCAGGCTCTGTCAGGATTTAATAGTTCCATTCAGGACAGGGCAGGTCTCGAGGCTTTGGGCTGTGGAGATGCGACGATCTGGGTGGAGACCCCCGGACTCAGATAAGCCCTCAACAGTGCTCAGTTGCATTTGAGGGAAAGATCCCACGGAAATCCTTATTAGTATTCCGGCCATCTTTCCTAGCAGATTAGCAGACGTAAAGGAAATTATTCACTTTAATAAAAAATATAAAACATGCCCTACCACATACCAAGAGACTGCCACTCCTTACAAACCTGCTTGAGTTatgattttcatttattttatttttttatggtgtttgttaagtacttactatgtgccaggcactttactaagtgctggtatagatacaagctaatcaggctggacacagtccatctcctaccttgcgtggctcagtggaaagagctcgggtttgggaatcagaggtcctgggttcgaatcccagctctgccacttgtcagctgggtgaccttgggcaagccactttgcttctctgtgcctcagttccctcatctgtaaaatggggattaagactgtgagccccacttgggacaatctgatcaccttgtattccccccagtgcttagaacagtgcttggcacatagtaagtgcttaacaaataccaccactataataataataatggcatttataaagcgcttactatgtgcaaagcactgctctaagcgctggggaggttacaaggtgaacaggttatccggggggagggctcacagtcttcatccccattttacagatgaggtcactgaggcacagagaagtgaagtgacttgcccaaagtcacacaactgacaagtggtggagccgggatttgaacccatgacctctgactcgaaagcccgggctctttccactgagccacgctgcaatatcattattattattattattacctggggcttccaatctaaatccccattttagagttgaggaaactgaggcatggagaagttaagtgtcttgcccaaggcccaggaacagtgccttgcacatagtaagcgctttataattgccatcattattattattattattattattaagtggcagagtcagggttagaacccaggtccttctgactcccaagcctgtgctctatccactagcccatcctgcttctgagtgcgtactgtgtgctgagttcagtactgagtgggagagtacagcaccatggcctagtggaaagagcatgggcctcggagtcagaaggacctgggttctaatcccggttccgccatttgtctgctgggtgaccttaggcaagtaacttcacttctttgtgcctcagttacctcatctgtaaaatggggattaagactgcgagccccatgggggacagggactgtgttcaacctgattaacttgcatctacctcagagtttagaaaagtgcttggcacatagtgagcgcttaacgggtACTATtttaatattactgttattaatagaaTAGAATCATTAgagctattccctgcccacaaggagtttaaagtctagaggactagtATCTGCAGGATGAAGGGAAATTCCCACTTGGTCCTTCATTAGGACCCTGAGAGGGACTGATGGAAGATTTcccaacctcccgtctctcctcacttctgtctatacttcactccgctgcccggattacctttctacagaaacgctctgggcacgtcacctccctccttaaaaatctccagtggttgccgagtcaacctccatatcaaggaaaaactcctcactcttggcttcaaagctgtccatcccctcgccccctcctccctcacctcccttctgtccttctccagcccagcccgcactctctgctcctctgccgctgctaacttcctcactgggcctcgttctggcctgtcccacagtcaatccctccctcctcacatctgccaaactagcacacttccccctttcaaatccctactgaaggctcgcctcctccaggaggccttcccagactgagcccccctttccctctgctcctcctcccctccccatcgccctgactcccaccatcggctctacccccctccccaccccacagcgcttgcttatatatatacatatttattattctatttattttattactgatgtgtatatagctataattccacctatttatgttgatgctattgatgcctattgttttgctttgtttccttgcctgtctccccacttctagactgtgagcctgttgttgggtcgggattatctctatttgttgctgaactgtactttccaagtgcttaatacagttctctacacacagtaagtgctcaataaatatgattcaattaatgaatgaatgaagagggtttCTGAGGTGCAGCGGTTAGAGAGCCTGGTTTTTCCCCAAGTTGGGAGGTGAAGTGGGGGCAGAAAACTCCCCCTCAGGGCCACATGAATGGCATCTGGAGACATGGATAAATTAATCgatcagggctatttattgacagtttactgtgtacagagacacTTGGGAACACAGTAGAACAGAATCGGTAGatgtcatccctgcccacagggagcttacagtctacagggggagacaggcattaaaatagactaGGGATGGGGAAAGCACTTTGATCGTCTCTGTTCCCCAACCC
It includes:
- the LOC119950016 gene encoding defensin-B5-like produces the protein MRGLLPFLFLLFFFLSPIQAQPEGQEEEPEETWSEDGAQARTQDAEDSEVMGAENEARSATEHASPEVFEETCRELGGKCRYGFCPWNENRIFNCKFARPCCRKRKAIP